Sequence from the Kineosporia succinea genome:
GGATGTTTCGCGAGCCGCGACGATTGGAGGAGCTTCCTCCTTTCGACCCGCGGACGATCGCGGTCGTGCGCAAGAGCTGTGCTGCCCTCCCGCCCGACCACATCGAACTGACGCGGGAGTTCTACCACCAGCTCTTCATCATGGCGCCGCACGCGCGCGCGATGTTCCCGGAAGACATGGACGCGCAGAACGAGCGCCTCCTCAAAGCCATCCTCATGACGGTCGAGAACCTCGACAAGCCGGAGATGGTCGAGGCGCACCTGCGGCGCTGGGGTGCCCACCACCGTCGCAAGCACTCCGTCACCAACGACCTGTACCCCTATGTGGCGCACTCGCTGGTGCGGGCCCTGCGGGAGCTGAACGGTGGTGACCTCGAGACCACCGTCGCCTCGTGCTGGATGGCGGTCTACGAGTGGATGGCCGCCGTGATGATCGCCGGCGCCGACGACGCGGAGAACGCCGAGCAGCAGGCCGGTACCCGGGAGGGTGCGGTCGTGCGTCCGTACTACCAGGACGACGAGGCGGCCGACCAGGCCGGTCAGTACTACGGCGGGCACGGCGCGGCTTCCTCCGTCAGCCCCGAGACCGTTCAGCAGCCCGCGATCCGCGACGTGCGCGGTGCGTCCACGCGCCAGGACTACCCGGAGCCCGCGCAGCAGGCCTACCCCGAGGCCGGACGGCAGTCCGAGGTCGCGCGGTACAGCGGGACGGGTGGCCCGGCTGCCCCGGTTCGCGCGGCCGGCGCCGTGCGTCAGTCCGCGCCGCAGGTGGGGCAGTCCTACGGTGAGACCGGATCCGCGGCCGCCGTTTCGCCGTACGCCGAGGTCGAGCCCTACGGCGCCCAGAACCCGGCCCCCTCGAACGACGCCTGGTCGGCGCCGGAACCGTACGACGCGCAGGCCGCCGGTTACGCCGACCCGCACGACCACACTCAGGGCTCCTCCGCCGCGGCGGGCCACGAGCGCGACCAGGGCTGGTTCGCGGGGGAGAACTCCGCGGGGCCGTCCACGGGACAGTTCGCCGGTTCCGCGCCGAACCCGGCCCCGGCGTCGGGCAGCTGGTTCGACCAGCGGCCGGGTGACGAGTCGCCGTCCGGGCCGTCGGGCGCGCAGGTTGCCGGCCCGGGAACCGGGTCCGGTCAGGACTGGTTCGCCGGGCAGGGGGACTCCTCGGCGGAGGCCTACGAGCAGCCGGGCCCGTACGAGCAGCCGGGCCAGTACGAGGCGCAGGGTCAGTACGGGCAGTCGGCGCAGCATGATGCGCCGGGGCCGTACGGACAGCCCGAGGCGCAGGGGCAGTACCCGCAGCCGGGGCAACACGACGCCGCGGACCAGTACGAGCAGCCCGGGCAGTACGAGCAGTCCGGTCAGCCGGGCCCGTACGAGCAGTCGGGCCGGTTCGGGCAGTCGTCGGCGGTGGATCGCTCGCAGCCGCTCCCGCGCGGTCAGTACCGCGGCGGTCAGTCGTCGGCGGGGGCGATCGGGGCCGGTCCGGGTGCCGGTCACGGTGGCCCCGGCACTCAGGGGGGCGGTGGCGGGTACGGCGGCCAGGCCGGCCTGAACGTCGGTGGTCTGGGCGGCGGAGCCGGTCTGGGCGGGGACGGGCTGGGCGGCGGAAGTCGTCTCGGTGGTCTTGGGATGTCCGGCGGGGTGACGGAGGCGGCGGGTCCGCAGTTCGCGCGTCCGCCGCAGCGGCAGACCGGTGAGCAGCGGCAGGTGACGCCCGAGCAGCAGTACATCGGCGAGACCGCGGCCATCGACCAGTCGAGCATCGCCGCGCACTTCGAGGAGCAGGGCGGCTACGACGGCTCCTCCTACGGTGCGCCTCAGCGGCAGGACGCCGCGCAGCCCGGGTACGACGCCCAGGGCTGGAGCACCGGTCAGTTCACCGCGCCGGAGCAGGGCTACGACGCCCCCGGCGACGAGACGGACCAGCGCTGGACCTCCGGCCAGGTCCACGACGACCGGACCGACGCCGAGGGTCAGGGCTGGGGCACCGGCACCACGGGTCAGTTCGCCCAGCCCGGCCAGGGGTACGAGCAGGGGTGGAACGCGGGCGACACCGCCCAGCCCTACGACGACCAGGACGCCCAGCCCGCAACGGGTTACGACGAGCAGGACGCCCAGCAGTGGGGCGCCGCGCAGCCGGATCAGCCCGAGCGGGCCGCCGCTCCCGAACAGCGCTGGATCGCCACCGGCCGCACCCGCGACGACTACGCGGACGCCGCCGACCGCCGCTGGGGCACCACCGGCCAGTTCACCCAGCCCGGCCAGTTCACTCAGCCCGGTCAGGGCTACGAGACCGGCCAGCAGTGGATCACCGGCACCCGAAACAGCAGCAGCCAGAACATCGGCACCCGAAACCCCGGCGCCGGCAACGGTGGAGCCGGTAACGGCGGTGCCACCGGCCCGGTTCGGCAGCCGGGCCTCACCCGCGGTGCGCAGGACGGCGCCCGTGGCCAGGAAAGCCGGGGCCAGGAAAGCCGGGGCCGTGAGCCCGGTCTGACCGACTCCGGCGAACAGCGCTGGCACGTCGGCAACACCGGGCAGTTCGCCCTCCCGGCCCGCGCCGCCGACCCGGCCGGTCAGCCGGGTCAGGCCGGTCAGCCGGGGCAGACGAGCCGGCCCGGTCAGACCCGCCCGTCCGGCCGGGAACGAGCCGACAGCATTCGAGCCGACAGCATCCGAGCTGACAACCTGAGGGCCGACAACCTCAGGGCCGACAGCGCCAGGGGTGACGGCCCGCGGCAGCCCGGCCCGGCGAGCGCCGCCCAGCCCGGTGACCCGGAGCGTCCCTACCGCCCCGAGACCGCTGGTCGTCCGCGCGTGAACAGCATCAACGACAGCGGCAGCAGCGCGGTGAGCCCCGGCTCCTCGTCCGAGGGCCACCGTTACATCGATGTCACCCCGTACGACGAGGACCGCACCGACGGTCCGGTGCGGCCCGACGACACGCAGCCGCAGCCGGGACAGCCGGCGGAGCACTGGCAGGGCACTGCATGACGCAACAGAACGTGCACACCGATGCCGGATTCGGCGTCCCCTCGTTCGAGACCGATGCGCAGGCCTTCGCGACCGGTCGCGAGGCCTACGCAGCCCGTGACGGTTACCGGGGCAGTGAAACGTACTCGGACGCCGACAG
This genomic interval carries:
- a CDS encoding globin domain-containing protein; its protein translation is MRKSCAALPPDHIELTREFYHQLFIMAPHARAMFPEDMDAQNERLLKAILMTVENLDKPEMVEAHLRRWGAHHRRKHSVTNDLYPYVAHSLVRALRELNGGDLETTVASCWMAVYEWMAAVMIAGADDAENAEQQAGTREGAVVRPYYQDDEAADQAGQYYGGHGAASSVSPETVQQPAIRDVRGASTRQDYPEPAQQAYPEAGRQSEVARYSGTGGPAAPVRAAGAVRQSAPQVGQSYGETGSAAAVSPYAEVEPYGAQNPAPSNDAWSAPEPYDAQAAGYADPHDHTQGSSAAAGHERDQGWFAGENSAGPSTGQFAGSAPNPAPASGSWFDQRPGDESPSGPSGAQVAGPGTGSGQDWFAGQGDSSAEAYEQPGPYEQPGQYEAQGQYGQSAQHDAPGPYGQPEAQGQYPQPGQHDAADQYEQPGQYEQSGQPGPYEQSGRFGQSSAVDRSQPLPRGQYRGGQSSAGAIGAGPGAGHGGPGTQGGGGGYGGQAGLNVGGLGGGAGLGGDGLGGGSRLGGLGMSGGVTEAAGPQFARPPQRQTGEQRQVTPEQQYIGETAAIDQSSIAAHFEEQGGYDGSSYGAPQRQDAAQPGYDAQGWSTGQFTAPEQGYDAPGDETDQRWTSGQVHDDRTDAEGQGWGTGTTGQFAQPGQGYEQGWNAGDTAQPYDDQDAQPATGYDEQDAQQWGAAQPDQPERAAAPEQRWIATGRTRDDYADAADRRWGTTGQFTQPGQFTQPGQGYETGQQWITGTRNSSSQNIGTRNPGAGNGGAGNGGATGPVRQPGLTRGAQDGARGQESRGQESRGREPGLTDSGEQRWHVGNTGQFALPARAADPAGQPGQAGQPGQTSRPGQTRPSGRERADSIRADSIRADNLRADNLRADSARGDGPRQPGPASAAQPGDPERPYRPETAGRPRVNSINDSGSSAVSPGSSSEGHRYIDVTPYDEDRTDGPVRPDDTQPQPGQPAEHWQGTA